Proteins encoded within one genomic window of Acinetobacter sp. WCHA55:
- the ispG gene encoding flavodoxin-dependent (E)-4-hydroxy-3-methylbut-2-enyl-diphosphate synthase, whose protein sequence is MIVNPIKRKPTRKIRVGSVYVGGDAPISIQSMTNTETCDVEATLAQIQRCADVGADIMRVSVPTMEAAEAFGEIRKRSSVPLVADIHFDYKIALRVADLGADCLRINPGNIGSEAKIREVVAAARHNDISMRIGVNAGSLEKDIQKKYGEPTGQALLESAMRHIDILDRLDFHEFKVSVKASNVFLTMDAYRLLSQQIDNPLHLGVTEAGIYRTGSVKSAIALGGLLLDGIGDTMRISLAAEPEEEIKIGFDILKSLSLRSNGINFIACPSCSRQEFNVISVMQALEERLEDIRTPMDVSVIGCKVNGPGEAKEADIGVVGASPRSLVYRNGEKSHLIDTNQLVDEIEAMVRQRVSDLEDAKAKEIIRTSFSE, encoded by the coding sequence ATGATTGTAAATCCAATTAAACGCAAGCCTACTCGCAAAATTCGTGTGGGTTCAGTCTATGTCGGTGGTGATGCACCCATCAGCATTCAAAGTATGACCAATACTGAAACTTGTGATGTGGAAGCAACGCTGGCGCAAATTCAGCGCTGTGCAGATGTAGGTGCGGACATCATGCGTGTTTCTGTACCGACGATGGAAGCGGCAGAGGCTTTTGGTGAAATTCGTAAGCGTTCATCAGTGCCTTTGGTTGCAGACATTCATTTTGATTACAAGATTGCACTGCGTGTTGCCGACTTGGGTGCGGACTGTTTACGGATTAACCCCGGAAATATTGGCTCTGAAGCTAAAATCCGTGAAGTGGTGGCCGCAGCACGCCATAACGATATTTCTATGCGTATTGGGGTGAATGCAGGTTCACTGGAAAAAGATATTCAAAAGAAATATGGTGAGCCAACTGGTCAGGCATTGCTAGAGTCGGCGATGCGTCATATTGATATTCTAGACCGTTTAGATTTCCACGAGTTCAAAGTTTCAGTGAAAGCATCCAATGTGTTCTTAACCATGGACGCTTATCGCCTACTTTCACAGCAAATTGATAATCCTTTACACCTTGGTGTAACAGAAGCGGGGATTTATCGAACAGGTTCGGTGAAGTCTGCGATTGCATTGGGCGGTTTGCTGTTGGATGGCATTGGTGACACCATGCGTATTTCCTTGGCAGCGGAACCTGAAGAAGAGATTAAGATTGGTTTTGATATTTTAAAATCACTTAGTCTTCGCTCAAATGGAATCAACTTCATTGCTTGTCCAAGCTGTTCACGTCAAGAGTTTAACGTGATTTCAGTGATGCAAGCCTTAGAAGAGCGTTTAGAAGATATTCGTACCCCAATGGATGTGTCGGTGATTGGGTGTAAAGTGAATGGTCCGGGTGAAGCCAAAGAAGCCGATATTGGTGTAGTTGGTGCAAGTCCACGTTCACTGGTGTATCGTAATGGTGAAAAGAGCCATTTAATTGACACAAATCAGTTGGTTGACGAAATCGAAGCGATGGTTCGTCAACGTGTTAGCGATCTTGAAGACGCTAAAGCTAAAGAGATTATTCGCACAAGTTTTTCTGAGTAG
- the pilW gene encoding type IV pilus biogenesis/stability protein PilW produces MKKPVSKLYLALTLGVSVWYLVGCQTVNTKGDPSKAVQVRTQLAAEYIKSNDYDAAKRTLDQALDIDSRDASANMMMGVLLQREGSPQNVEKAERYFKHAIAAEPKNAQARNNYGTYLYQIGRYNDAIDQLQVAGSTLGYDQRYRALENLGRAYIQVGRVTEAEAAFKQALQVNSGAYLAMIEMAEISYLRQQNAEATQYYEQFVQAVGEKNLDARALWIGIRIARANHDTMGSQVLVNQLRALYPDSQEYKRYLQLQYTTEAVWK; encoded by the coding sequence TTGAAAAAACCCGTTTCTAAACTTTACCTTGCACTGACACTGGGTGTGTCAGTGTGGTACTTGGTGGGTTGCCAAACCGTGAATACGAAAGGTGACCCAAGTAAAGCAGTACAAGTTAGAACGCAATTGGCGGCTGAATATATTAAGTCGAATGATTACGATGCTGCGAAACGCACATTGGATCAGGCATTAGATATCGACTCTCGTGATGCATCTGCAAATATGATGATGGGCGTGTTGTTACAGCGTGAAGGCAGTCCACAAAATGTGGAAAAGGCAGAGCGTTATTTTAAGCATGCCATTGCGGCAGAGCCAAAAAATGCACAGGCTCGTAACAACTACGGTACGTATTTATATCAAATTGGGCGTTATAATGACGCGATTGATCAACTTCAAGTTGCAGGTTCAACTTTAGGGTATGATCAACGTTATCGAGCATTGGAAAATTTAGGTCGTGCGTATATACAAGTCGGTCGAGTGACGGAAGCAGAAGCTGCTTTTAAACAAGCCCTACAGGTAAACTCAGGTGCCTATCTTGCCATGATCGAAATGGCGGAAATTTCATATTTACGTCAGCAAAATGCTGAAGCTACGCAATACTATGAACAGTTTGTGCAAGCGGTTGGCGAGAAAAACTTAGATGCACGTGCGCTTTGGATTGGGATCCGAATTGCGCGGGCAAATCATGACACGATGGGTTCGCAAGTACTGGTCAACCAGCTACGTGCGTTGTATCCAGACAGTCAAGAATACAAACGTTATTTGCAATTACAGTACACTACTGAGGCCGTATGGAAGTAA
- a CDS encoding helix-turn-helix domain-containing protein, translated as MEVNPNSPQSNGSSNALGNIQRPGDYLRQIRITQKRELSDVAKELNIPLKTLTALEQDEYTALPEATFIKGYYRTYAKFLKVDATTIIQRFDDIYANDTGLLPNHALNNSPIKIMGKLPGSNRDRNRKWLKRGLIALVVIAILAALFGTIQNWSGSTDETATPQTESDVQIINMSGAAATTGDQLKLEFNRPTSVHIVDSTGKVLATGRQASTLELSGETPFQIRIDDAAAVSLSLNNESISLSPYTVGGKADFRLSR; from the coding sequence ATGGAAGTAAATCCTAATTCACCACAATCGAATGGTTCTAGCAATGCTTTAGGAAATATCCAACGTCCAGGTGATTATCTTCGTCAAATTCGTATTACTCAAAAACGTGAATTAAGCGACGTTGCCAAAGAGTTGAATATTCCACTCAAGACCTTAACTGCACTTGAGCAGGATGAATACACGGCACTTCCTGAAGCAACATTCATTAAGGGCTACTATCGTACTTATGCGAAGTTCCTCAAAGTGGATGCGACTACGATTATTCAGCGTTTTGATGACATCTATGCCAATGACACGGGACTATTGCCTAATCATGCATTGAATAATTCTCCGATTAAAATCATGGGTAAATTGCCAGGTTCTAACCGTGATCGTAACCGTAAATGGTTGAAACGTGGACTGATTGCGCTTGTTGTAATTGCGATTTTGGCAGCGTTGTTTGGCACAATTCAGAATTGGTCAGGTAGTACAGATGAGACTGCGACTCCGCAGACTGAATCTGATGTGCAAATCATCAATATGAGTGGGGCTGCTGCAACTACTGGGGATCAGTTGAAGCTTGAGTTCAATCGTCCTACGTCTGTGCATATTGTCGATTCAACTGGGAAAGTACTGGCAACAGGGCGTCAAGCCTCTACACTTGAGCTATCTGGCGAGACTCCTTTCCAAATTCGTATCGATGATGCCGCTGCTGTGTCACTCAGCTTAAATAATGAAAGTATTTCATTGTCACCATATACCGTGGGTGGAAAAGCAGATTTCCGCTTGTCACGTTAA